The Nocardioides salarius genome includes a region encoding these proteins:
- a CDS encoding ABC transporter ATP-binding protein, with protein sequence MSTSLGSPSSADQLGPDPDRPPAAGVHSLWRLRGYLRPYVGSLAIMLVASLGGVALAIGIPLVTRAIIDGPVTDRDLGALLPLAGLALLLGVLEAVLVFWRRWVQSNAVLGLETTMRRDLYAHLQRLPMAFHARWGSGQLLSRATTDLAAIRRFSGFGLLFLLINVVQLVATTAVLLHMYWPLGLVVAAAAVPIVWLSMRFEKRYVVISRQVQDEQGDLATLAEEGAVGIRVIKSFGRSTHVGELYDVAARRLHATSVDKARLSAKFWTFLEVIPNVAVVVVLLLGAIGVGRGQLSIGELVAFITLMLSLVWPVSSLGVILAMAQEAMTASARILEIYDTEPAIRSGEREIAEPRGHLRLEGVHFAFPDALDEPVLRGVDLDVRPGETIALVGATGSGKTILTALVPRLWDVTAGRVLLDGVDVRELRIEHLRSLVATAFEDPTLFSMSARENLTLGRPDATEADIEEALEISQAGFVHDLPWGLDTRIGEQGMALSGGQRQRLALARAVLARPHVLVLDDTLSALDVHTEALVEEALGRVLASTTAIVVAHRASTVQLADRVALLEDGRITHVGRHRELLATVPAYRDLLAGDESAEVPA encoded by the coding sequence ATGTCAACCAGTCTCGGATCCCCCAGCAGCGCCGACCAGCTCGGTCCCGACCCGGACCGGCCGCCGGCCGCCGGCGTGCACTCGCTGTGGCGCCTGCGCGGCTACCTGCGCCCCTACGTCGGCTCGCTGGCCATCATGCTGGTGGCCTCCCTGGGCGGGGTCGCGCTGGCGATCGGCATCCCGCTGGTGACCCGGGCGATCATCGACGGACCGGTGACCGACCGCGACCTGGGGGCGCTGCTGCCGCTGGCCGGCCTGGCGCTGCTGCTCGGCGTGCTCGAGGCGGTGCTGGTGTTCTGGCGCCGGTGGGTGCAGTCCAACGCCGTGCTCGGGCTCGAGACGACGATGCGGCGCGACCTCTACGCCCACCTGCAGCGCCTGCCGATGGCCTTCCACGCCCGCTGGGGCTCGGGCCAGCTGCTCTCGCGCGCGACCACCGACCTGGCGGCGATCCGCCGGTTCTCCGGCTTCGGCCTGCTCTTCCTGCTGATCAACGTCGTCCAGCTCGTGGCCACCACCGCCGTGCTGCTGCACATGTACTGGCCGCTGGGCCTGGTCGTGGCCGCCGCCGCCGTGCCGATCGTGTGGCTCTCGATGCGCTTCGAGAAGCGCTACGTCGTCATCTCGCGCCAGGTCCAGGACGAGCAGGGCGACCTGGCGACGCTGGCCGAGGAGGGCGCCGTCGGCATCCGGGTCATCAAGTCCTTCGGGCGCAGCACCCACGTCGGCGAGCTCTACGACGTCGCCGCGCGCCGCCTGCACGCCACCAGCGTCGACAAGGCGCGGCTCTCGGCGAAGTTCTGGACCTTCCTCGAGGTCATCCCCAACGTGGCCGTCGTGGTCGTGCTGCTGCTCGGCGCCATCGGGGTCGGGCGCGGACAGCTCTCGATCGGTGAGCTGGTCGCCTTCATCACCCTCATGCTCAGCCTGGTCTGGCCGGTCTCCTCGCTGGGAGTGATCCTGGCCATGGCCCAGGAGGCGATGACGGCGTCGGCGCGGATCCTGGAGATCTACGACACCGAGCCCGCGATCCGCAGCGGCGAGCGCGAGATCGCCGAGCCCCGCGGCCACCTGCGCCTCGAGGGCGTGCACTTCGCCTTCCCCGACGCCCTCGACGAGCCGGTGCTGCGCGGCGTCGACCTCGACGTGCGGCCCGGCGAGACGATCGCCCTGGTCGGCGCCACCGGCTCGGGCAAGACGATCCTGACCGCGCTGGTGCCCCGGCTGTGGGACGTCACCGCCGGTCGGGTGCTCCTCGACGGCGTCGACGTGCGCGAGCTGCGCATCGAGCACCTGCGCAGCCTGGTCGCCACCGCCTTCGAGGACCCCACCCTGTTCTCGATGAGCGCCCGCGAGAACCTCACCCTGGGCCGTCCCGACGCCACCGAGGCCGACATCGAGGAGGCGCTGGAGATCAGCCAGGCCGGCTTCGTCCACGACCTGCCGTGGGGCCTCGACACCCGCATCGGCGAGCAGGGCATGGCGCTCTCGGGCGGTCAGCGGCAGCGCCTGGCGCTGGCCCGCGCGGTCCTGGCCCGACCCCACGTGCTGGTGCTCGACGACACCCTGTCCGCCCTCGACGTGCACACCGAGGCGCTGGTCGAGGAGGCGCTGGGCCGGGTGCTGGCCTCCACCACCGCGATCGTCGTGGCCCACCGGGCCTCCACGGTGCAGCTCGCCGACCGCGTCGCGCTGCTCGAGGACGGCCGGATCACCCACGTGGGCAGGCACCGCGAGCTGCTGGCCACCGTGCCGGCGTACCGCGACCTGCTCGCGGGCGACGAGAGCGCGGAGGTGCCCGCATGA
- a CDS encoding SigE family RNA polymerase sigma factor, translating to MSGDFAGFFAAAWPRLYPMAAAVAGERGAAEDALQAAFAKAYSRWDKVCAAEHPEAYVRRIVLNEIAGARRYGFARRERPSEQLPLDGRSHDSPEADVVRRDEVLSALRSLPPRQRAVLVLRYYEDLSEAEIARSLGCSRGTVKSQASAALASLRRLRPDLVASGLDAPQEER from the coding sequence ATGAGCGGCGACTTCGCGGGCTTCTTCGCCGCCGCCTGGCCCAGGCTCTACCCGATGGCGGCAGCTGTCGCGGGGGAGCGCGGCGCTGCCGAGGACGCCCTGCAGGCGGCCTTCGCCAAGGCCTACTCCCGGTGGGACAAGGTGTGCGCGGCCGAGCACCCGGAGGCGTACGTGCGCCGCATCGTGCTCAACGAGATCGCCGGTGCCCGGCGCTACGGCTTCGCGCGCCGTGAGCGGCCCAGCGAGCAGCTGCCGCTCGACGGCCGCTCCCACGACTCGCCCGAGGCCGACGTGGTGCGCCGCGACGAGGTGCTGTCCGCGTTGCGCAGCCTGCCGCCGCGCCAGCGCGCGGTGCTGGTGCTGCGCTACTACGAGGACCTCTCGGAGGCAGAGATCGCCCGCTCCCTGGGCTGCAGCCGCGGCACCGTGAAGTCGCAGGCGTCGGCGGCGCTGGCGTCGCTGCGCCGCCTGCGTCCCGACCTGGTGGCCAGTGGCCTCGACGCGCCCCAGGAGGAGCGATGA
- a CDS encoding NAD-glutamate dehydrogenase, with the protein MSTTTHDLDKSELISRAAELARAGRGSGGPPHEEVGDLLAAYYRHVAPEDLAERSESDVYGALASHYRLAQQRPQGRAEVRVFTPSLAEHGWSAGGHSVVEVVTDDMPFLVDSLTMELSRQLRAVHLVVHPHFDVERAITGELQRARVVDDGAMEPQDSSVRESWMHVEIDRLADDDDVDQIVDDVQRVLRDVREAVEDWPRTRQRMLDIVEGLRSDPPVELTAEEVRQGAELLEWLVDDHFTFLGYREYRLETAEIEGVDEDVLRAVPGTGLGILRADQTHSTAFARLPDPVKVKAREKCLLVLAKANSRATVHRPAYLDYVGVKTFDESGQVVGEQRFLGLFSSTAYAESLTRIPLLREKAREVLRRSGFDPRSYAGRALMDTLETYPRDELFHTDVAQLATMAESAMLARERRAVRAIIRPDTYGRYVSVLVYLPRDRYNTAVRERFSEILLERLGGESIEFTVRINESTTARVHFVVHLPRGETDPTLTGQLRALDTNDLERRLADASRSWRDDFLAAVLAEYGEQAGAVLGRRYADSFPEAYKEDYSARTAAVDLGRLEAIEGEEGLDLSLHEHLDAGRGEVRLKVYRVGSPLSLSEVLPMLSSLGVEVVDERPYEIEHPERYCYVYEFGLRYGRSLPERSRDLFVQSLHAIWDGRTDTDGFNVLVLAAELSWRQVAVLRAYAKYMRQGGSPFQLDTIEEALSSNVDITRLLVRLFETRFDPACEDREARLETLRDELAGALDDVASLDHDRILRSYLIHVGATLRTNYFQRDEQGDPKSYLSLKLEPSAIPDLPRPRPEYEVFVHSPRVEGVHLRFGSVARGGLRWSDRRDDFRTEVLGLVKAQMVKNTVIVPVGAKGGFFAKQLPDPSDREAWMAEGIASYRTFISGLLDITDNLVDGASVPPSDVVRHDGDDSYLVVAADKGTATFSDIANELSQDYGFWLGDAFASGGSVGYDHKAMGITARGAWVSVQRHFRERGIDCQAEDFTCVGIGDMSGDVFGNGMLCSEHIRLVAAFDHRDIFLDPTPDAAASYAERKRLFEQPRTTWADYDTSLISEGGGVHSRSKKSIPITPQVREALGIKDDVTSMAPAELMRAILTAPVDLLWNGGIGTYVKSRDETHADAGDKANDPIRVDGRDVRARCIGEGGNLGLTQAGRIEYARFGGDPETGGGRVNTDFIDNSAGVDTSDHEVNIKILLDRVVAEGDLTGKQRNELLAQMTDEVAELVLRDNYEQNLALANALSHAPSLLHVHEDFMKRLEREGVLDRAVEGLPSSREVRRRADRGEGLTAPELSVLLAWTKIVLAQELLASDVPDDPYLDQDLLVYFPSAMRERFTEQIRNHPLRREIIVTQVVNDLVNGAGMTFWPRLGGETGVGPAELTHANFVAREIFGSLPLREELRSYDNRLDASVQTRMRLEMRTLVERATRWLVANRRAPLDSSGTVEQLSGPVQETVARLPELMTGRELSAFEQRRDKLVERGVPEDLAARVAVLPPAYMVLGIVDAANREGLDPAEVARVHFALGERLGLSALVLRILSLPREDRWQTMARAALRDDLHSVHLQLTLRVIEASDGEESAPARIATWEEADATAVGRAATTLGEICSDDDADLARLSVGLRIVRGLLTS; encoded by the coding sequence GTGTCAACGACGACGCACGATCTCGACAAGTCCGAGCTGATCTCCAGGGCCGCGGAGCTGGCCCGAGCGGGCCGCGGCAGCGGTGGCCCGCCGCACGAGGAGGTCGGCGACCTGCTCGCCGCCTACTACCGCCACGTGGCCCCCGAAGACCTCGCCGAGCGCAGCGAGAGCGACGTGTACGGCGCCCTGGCCAGCCACTACCGCCTGGCCCAGCAGCGTCCCCAGGGACGCGCCGAGGTGCGGGTCTTCACCCCCAGCCTGGCCGAGCACGGCTGGTCGGCCGGCGGGCACAGCGTCGTCGAGGTCGTCACCGACGACATGCCCTTCCTGGTCGACTCGCTGACCATGGAGCTCTCGCGCCAGCTGCGCGCGGTGCACCTGGTCGTGCACCCGCACTTCGACGTCGAGCGCGCGATCACCGGTGAGCTCCAGCGCGCCCGGGTCGTCGACGACGGCGCGATGGAGCCGCAGGACTCCTCGGTGCGCGAGTCGTGGATGCACGTCGAGATCGACCGGCTCGCCGACGACGACGACGTCGACCAGATCGTCGACGACGTGCAGCGGGTGCTGCGCGACGTGCGCGAGGCCGTCGAGGACTGGCCGCGCACCCGCCAGCGGATGCTCGACATCGTCGAGGGCCTGCGCAGCGACCCGCCGGTCGAGCTGACCGCCGAGGAGGTCCGCCAGGGCGCGGAGCTGCTGGAGTGGCTGGTCGACGACCACTTCACCTTCCTGGGCTACCGCGAGTACCGCCTCGAGACCGCCGAGATCGAGGGCGTCGACGAGGACGTGCTGCGCGCGGTGCCCGGCACCGGGCTGGGCATCCTGCGCGCCGACCAGACCCACAGCACCGCCTTCGCGCGGCTGCCCGACCCGGTCAAGGTCAAGGCCCGCGAGAAGTGCCTGCTGGTGCTGGCCAAGGCCAACTCCCGCGCCACCGTGCACCGCCCGGCCTACCTCGACTACGTCGGGGTCAAGACGTTCGACGAGAGCGGCCAGGTCGTCGGCGAGCAGCGCTTCCTGGGGCTGTTCTCCTCGACGGCGTACGCCGAGTCGCTGACCCGCATCCCGCTGCTGCGCGAGAAGGCCCGCGAGGTGCTGCGCCGCAGCGGCTTCGACCCGCGCTCCTACGCCGGCCGGGCCCTGATGGACACCCTCGAGACCTACCCGCGCGACGAGCTCTTCCACACCGACGTCGCCCAGCTCGCCACGATGGCCGAGTCGGCGATGCTGGCGCGCGAGCGGCGTGCGGTGCGCGCGATCATCCGCCCCGACACCTACGGGCGCTACGTCTCGGTGCTGGTCTACCTGCCGCGCGACCGCTACAACACCGCGGTGCGCGAGCGGTTCAGCGAGATCCTCCTCGAGCGCCTGGGCGGGGAGTCGATCGAGTTCACGGTGCGCATCAACGAGTCGACCACCGCGCGGGTGCACTTCGTGGTGCACCTGCCGCGCGGCGAGACCGACCCGACCCTCACCGGCCAGCTGCGCGCGCTCGACACCAACGACCTCGAGCGCCGCCTCGCCGACGCGTCGCGCTCGTGGCGCGACGACTTCCTGGCCGCGGTCCTCGCCGAGTACGGCGAGCAGGCCGGCGCCGTGCTCGGCCGGCGCTACGCCGACTCCTTCCCCGAGGCCTACAAGGAGGACTACTCGGCGCGCACCGCCGCGGTCGACCTGGGTCGCCTCGAGGCGATCGAGGGCGAGGAGGGGCTCGACCTGTCCCTGCACGAGCACCTCGACGCCGGTCGCGGGGAGGTGCGGCTGAAGGTCTACCGCGTCGGCAGCCCGCTCTCGCTCTCCGAGGTGCTGCCGATGCTCTCGAGCCTGGGCGTGGAGGTCGTCGACGAGCGGCCCTACGAGATCGAGCACCCCGAGCGCTACTGCTACGTCTACGAGTTCGGGCTGCGCTACGGACGGTCGCTGCCGGAGCGCTCGCGCGACCTGTTCGTGCAGTCCCTGCACGCGATCTGGGACGGGCGCACCGACACCGACGGGTTCAACGTGCTGGTGCTGGCCGCCGAGCTGAGCTGGCGCCAGGTCGCGGTGCTGCGCGCCTACGCCAAGTACATGCGCCAGGGCGGCTCGCCGTTCCAGCTCGACACCATCGAGGAGGCGCTGAGCAGCAACGTCGACATCACCCGGCTCCTGGTGCGGCTCTTCGAGACCCGCTTCGACCCGGCCTGCGAGGACCGGGAGGCCCGGCTGGAGACGCTGCGCGACGAGCTCGCCGGCGCGCTCGACGACGTCGCCAGCCTCGACCACGACCGCATCCTGCGCTCCTACCTGATCCACGTCGGCGCCACCCTGCGCACCAACTACTTCCAGCGCGACGAGCAGGGCGACCCCAAGAGCTACCTCAGCCTCAAGCTGGAGCCGTCGGCCATCCCCGACCTGCCCCGGCCGCGCCCGGAGTACGAGGTCTTCGTGCACTCCCCGCGCGTCGAGGGCGTGCACCTGCGCTTCGGGTCGGTGGCCCGCGGCGGGCTGCGCTGGTCGGACCGCCGAGACGACTTCCGCACCGAGGTGCTGGGCCTGGTCAAGGCGCAGATGGTCAAGAACACCGTGATCGTGCCGGTCGGCGCCAAGGGCGGCTTCTTCGCCAAGCAGCTGCCCGACCCCTCCGACCGGGAGGCCTGGATGGCCGAGGGCATCGCCTCCTACCGCACCTTCATCAGCGGCCTGCTCGACATCACCGACAACCTCGTCGACGGCGCCAGCGTGCCGCCCTCCGACGTGGTGCGCCACGACGGCGACGACTCCTACCTGGTGGTCGCGGCCGACAAGGGCACCGCGACCTTCTCCGACATCGCCAACGAGCTGTCCCAGGACTACGGCTTCTGGCTCGGTGACGCCTTCGCCAGCGGCGGCTCGGTGGGCTACGACCACAAGGCGATGGGCATCACCGCACGCGGTGCCTGGGTCTCGGTGCAGCGCCACTTCCGCGAGCGGGGCATCGACTGCCAGGCCGAGGACTTCACCTGCGTCGGCATCGGCGACATGTCCGGCGACGTGTTCGGCAACGGGATGCTGTGCTCCGAGCACATCCGGCTCGTGGCCGCCTTCGACCACCGCGACATCTTCCTCGACCCCACGCCCGACGCCGCGGCGTCGTACGCCGAGCGCAAACGGCTCTTCGAGCAGCCGCGCACCACCTGGGCCGACTACGACACCTCCCTGATCTCCGAGGGCGGCGGGGTGCACTCGCGGTCCAAGAAGTCGATCCCGATCACCCCGCAGGTGCGCGAGGCGCTCGGCATCAAGGACGACGTGACCTCGATGGCCCCGGCCGAGCTGATGCGCGCGATCCTGACCGCCCCGGTCGACCTGCTGTGGAACGGCGGCATCGGCACCTACGTCAAGAGCCGCGACGAGACGCACGCCGACGCCGGCGACAAGGCCAACGACCCGATCCGGGTCGACGGGCGCGACGTGCGGGCGCGCTGCATCGGTGAGGGCGGCAACCTGGGCCTCACCCAGGCCGGCCGCATCGAGTACGCCCGCTTCGGCGGCGACCCGGAGACCGGCGGCGGACGCGTCAACACCGACTTCATCGACAACTCCGCCGGCGTCGACACCTCCGACCACGAGGTCAACATCAAGATCCTGCTCGACCGGGTGGTCGCCGAGGGCGACCTGACCGGCAAGCAGCGCAACGAGCTGCTGGCGCAGATGACCGACGAGGTCGCCGAGCTGGTGCTGCGCGACAACTACGAGCAGAACCTGGCGCTGGCCAACGCGCTCTCGCACGCGCCGTCGCTGCTGCACGTGCACGAGGACTTCATGAAGCGCCTCGAGCGCGAGGGCGTCCTCGACCGTGCGGTCGAGGGGCTGCCCAGCAGCCGCGAGGTACGCCGGCGCGCCGACCGGGGCGAGGGGCTGACCGCTCCCGAGCTCTCGGTGCTGCTGGCCTGGACCAAGATCGTGCTGGCCCAGGAGCTGCTCGCCTCCGACGTGCCCGACGACCCGTACCTCGACCAGGACCTGCTGGTCTACTTCCCCTCCGCGATGCGCGAGCGGTTCACCGAGCAGATCCGCAACCACCCGCTGCGCCGCGAGATCATCGTGACCCAGGTGGTCAACGACCTGGTCAACGGTGCCGGCATGACCTTCTGGCCGCGCCTGGGCGGGGAGACCGGCGTCGGGCCCGCCGAGCTGACCCACGCCAACTTCGTGGCCCGCGAGATCTTCGGCTCGCTGCCGCTGCGCGAGGAGCTGCGCTCCTACGACAACCGGCTCGACGCGTCGGTGCAGACCCGGATGCGTCTGGAGATGCGCACCCTGGTCGAGCGCGCCACCCGCTGGCTGGTGGCCAACCGCCGCGCCCCGCTCGACAGCAGCGGCACGGTCGAGCAGCTCAGCGGACCGGTGCAGGAGACCGTCGCGCGGCTGCCCGAGCTGATGACCGGGCGCGAGCTGTCCGCCTTCGAGCAGCGCCGCGACAAGCTCGTGGAGCGCGGGGTGCCCGAGGACCTGGCCGCGCGCGTCGCGGTGCTCCCGCCGGCCTACATGGTGCTGGGCATCGTCGACGCCGCCAACCGCGAGGGGCTCGACCCCGCCGAGGTCGCCCGGGTGCACTTCGCGCTCGGCGAGCGGCTGGGCCTGTCCGCGCTGGTGCTGCGCATCCTCTCGCTGCCGCGCGAGGACCGGTGGCAGACGATGGCGCGGGCGGCGCTGCGCGACGACCTGCACTCGGTGCACCTGCAGCTGACTCTGCGTGTCATCGAGGCCAGCGACGGCGAGGAGTCGGCCCCGGCCCGCATCGCGACCTGGGAGGAGGCCGACGCGACCGCCGTGGGCCGCGCGGCGACCACCCTGGGCGAGATCTGCTCCGACGACGACGCCGACCTGGCGCGGCTCTCGGTCGGGCTGCGGATCGTGCGTGGGCTGCTGACGAGCTAG
- a CDS encoding tryptophan 2,3-dioxygenase family protein — MSETFVSFGEQGAQLTYGSYLRLPQLLDSQHLESDPPAHDELLFITIHQVYELWFKQLLHEVTAARDALLSPAGAGRERLWWAQHLLTRVHVIERTLVQQVDVLETMTPQDFLEFRQRLAPASGFQSVQFRELEFLSGAKDPGYLERFRGLSDDEQQRLRRRLEEPTLWDAFVAALAGAGLAVDDDEQVARSLHTVAHDRDSHAALWALAEALLQHDELAASWRARHVVMVERMIGAKSGTGGSSGSTYLRSRLPLQYYPLLWELRSQL; from the coding sequence ATGAGTGAGACGTTCGTGTCCTTCGGCGAGCAGGGTGCCCAGCTGACCTACGGGTCCTACCTGCGGCTGCCCCAGCTGCTCGACAGCCAGCACCTCGAGTCCGACCCGCCGGCCCACGACGAGCTCCTCTTCATCACCATCCACCAGGTCTACGAGCTGTGGTTCAAGCAGCTGCTGCACGAGGTGACCGCCGCCCGCGACGCCCTGCTGTCGCCCGCGGGCGCCGGGCGCGAGCGGCTGTGGTGGGCCCAGCACCTGCTCACCCGTGTGCACGTCATCGAGCGGACCCTGGTCCAGCAGGTCGACGTGCTCGAGACGATGACCCCGCAGGACTTCCTGGAGTTCCGCCAGCGCCTGGCCCCGGCGAGCGGCTTCCAGTCGGTGCAGTTCCGCGAGCTGGAGTTCCTCTCGGGGGCCAAGGACCCGGGCTACCTCGAGCGCTTCCGCGGGCTCAGCGACGACGAGCAGCAGCGGCTGCGCCGCCGGCTCGAGGAGCCGACGCTGTGGGACGCCTTCGTGGCCGCCCTCGCCGGCGCCGGCCTCGCGGTCGACGACGACGAGCAGGTCGCCCGGTCGCTGCACACCGTGGCCCACGACCGCGACTCGCACGCCGCGCTGTGGGCGCTGGCCGAGGCGCTGCTGCAGCACGACGAGCTGGCGGCCTCGTGGCGGGCGCGCCACGTGGTGATGGTGGAGCGGATGATCGGGGCCAAGTCGGGCACCGGCGGGTCGAGCGGGTCGACGTACCTGCGCTCGCGGCTGCCGCTGCAGTACTACCCGCTGCTGTGGGAGCTGCGCTCACAGCTGTGA
- a CDS encoding DUF2505 domain-containing protein, with protein sequence MKFTHELTYDASPAEVYAMLSDPAFREEVCRAQQVVSAEVTLTPRDAGGFHLVVDQVQDTAGLPSIARRITGDTTQAVVEEDWSSRSGGTVSVTSPGRPTSATGTVVLEAVGPGAAGTREVVELDVKVKVPLVGGRLEALMADNIKSGLEVEQGVGTAWLAGVR encoded by the coding sequence ATGAAGTTCACCCACGAGCTCACCTACGACGCCTCCCCGGCCGAGGTCTACGCCATGCTCAGCGACCCCGCCTTCCGCGAGGAGGTCTGCCGGGCCCAGCAGGTGGTCTCCGCCGAGGTCACGCTGACCCCGCGCGACGCGGGTGGCTTCCACCTGGTCGTCGACCAGGTCCAGGACACCGCCGGCCTGCCCTCGATCGCGCGCAGGATCACCGGCGACACCACGCAGGCCGTCGTCGAGGAGGACTGGTCGAGCCGCTCGGGCGGCACGGTGTCGGTGACCTCCCCCGGCAGGCCGACCTCGGCCACCGGCACGGTGGTGCTCGAGGCGGTGGGCCCCGGGGCGGCCGGCACCCGCGAGGTGGTCGAGCTCGACGTGAAGGTGAAGGTGCCGCTGGTGGGCGGCAGGCTGGAGGCCCTGATGGCCGACAACATCAAGTCGGGCCTCGAGGTCGAGCAGGGCGTCGGGACCGCGTGGCTGGCGGGGGTGCGCTGA
- a CDS encoding DUF2505 domain-containing protein, whose amino-acid sequence MSKQLRQDLTYGAPLAAVAAMLADPAFREEVCERQRVLRHDVRVDSTGEGVEVRIEQVQDAAGIPSFAKKLIGDEITIVQEEHWASPEAGDITVTIPGKPGDMRGTATLAESGGVTTETVDLTVKVSIPLVGGKVEGLVADMLRKALLVENKVGRDYLSR is encoded by the coding sequence ATGTCGAAGCAGCTGCGCCAGGACCTGACGTACGGCGCCCCCCTCGCCGCCGTCGCGGCGATGCTGGCCGACCCCGCCTTCCGCGAGGAGGTCTGCGAGCGCCAGCGGGTGCTGCGCCACGACGTGCGCGTCGACTCCACCGGCGAGGGCGTCGAGGTGCGCATCGAGCAGGTGCAGGACGCCGCCGGCATCCCCTCGTTCGCCAAGAAGCTGATCGGCGACGAGATCACGATCGTGCAGGAGGAGCACTGGGCGAGCCCCGAAGCGGGCGACATCACCGTGACCATCCCGGGCAAGCCCGGCGACATGCGCGGCACCGCCACCCTGGCCGAGAGCGGCGGGGTCACCACCGAGACCGTCGACCTGACCGTCAAGGTGTCGATCCCGCTGGTGGGCGGCAAGGTCGAGGGCCTGGTCGCCGACATGCTGCGCAAGGCGCTGCTCGTCGAGAACAAGGTGGGGCGCGACTACCTGTCCCGCTGA
- a CDS encoding alkene reductase encodes MPSLFEPLTAGALAMPSRLVMAPLTRNRAVGTVPGDLHVDYYSQRASAGLVITEGSQPVAEGQGYPSTPGFHSPEQLAGWRRVADAVHERGGRIVAQLMHAGRIAHPDNTGGEDVVAPSALAAPGEMFTPTGPQPHPTPRALATDEIPGVVAGIAQAARNAVEAGLDGVEVHAANGYLIHQFLAPGSNTRTDEYGGSPVDRARFAVEVTRAVAGAVGPERVGIRISPAHNIQGATEEDADDVRATYTHLVEQLAPLGLAYLSVLADPRLPLVQDLRAAFGGVVIANDGFGEVTTLESAQAILDEDLADAVAVGRLFIANPDLPRRWAEGAGLNEPDAATFYGGGAEGYTDYPALGA; translated from the coding sequence ATGCCCTCCCTCTTCGAGCCCCTGACCGCCGGCGCCCTCGCGATGCCCTCGCGCCTGGTGATGGCCCCCCTGACCCGCAACCGGGCCGTCGGCACCGTGCCCGGCGACCTGCACGTCGACTACTACAGCCAGCGAGCCTCCGCGGGCCTGGTGATCACCGAGGGCAGCCAGCCCGTGGCCGAGGGGCAGGGCTACCCGAGCACCCCCGGGTTCCACTCCCCCGAGCAGCTGGCCGGCTGGCGCCGCGTCGCCGACGCCGTCCACGAGCGGGGCGGGCGGATCGTGGCCCAGCTGATGCACGCGGGGCGCATCGCGCACCCCGACAACACCGGCGGCGAGGACGTCGTGGCCCCCTCCGCGCTGGCCGCGCCCGGTGAGATGTTCACCCCGACCGGTCCGCAGCCCCACCCGACCCCGCGGGCCCTGGCGACCGACGAGATCCCCGGCGTGGTCGCCGGCATCGCGCAGGCCGCGCGCAACGCCGTCGAGGCCGGTCTCGACGGCGTCGAGGTGCACGCCGCCAACGGCTACCTGATCCACCAGTTCCTCGCCCCCGGGTCCAACACCCGCACCGACGAGTACGGCGGCTCCCCCGTCGACCGGGCCCGCTTCGCCGTCGAGGTGACCCGGGCCGTGGCCGGGGCCGTCGGCCCCGAGCGGGTCGGCATCCGGATCAGCCCGGCGCACAACATCCAGGGCGCCACCGAGGAGGACGCCGACGACGTGCGCGCGACGTACACGCACCTGGTCGAGCAGCTCGCCCCGCTGGGCCTGGCCTACCTCAGCGTCCTGGCCGACCCGCGGCTCCCGCTGGTGCAGGACCTGCGGGCGGCGTTCGGCGGCGTCGTCATCGCCAACGACGGCTTCGGCGAGGTCACCACCCTGGAGTCGGCCCAGGCGATCCTCGACGAGGACCTGGCCGACGCGGTCGCGGTCGGCCGTCTCTTCATCGCCAACCCCGACCTGCCGCGGCGCTGGGCCGAGGGCGCCGGGCTCAACGAGCCCGACGCCGCGACCTTCTACGGCGGCGGCGCCGAGGGCTACACCGACTACCCCGCGCTCGGGGCGTGA